Proteins encoded together in one Gemmatimonadota bacterium window:
- a CDS encoding XTP/dITP diphosphatase, with protein sequence MTLVLATRNPGKISEIKALLPGVRVAPAGSFPGCPEPEETGRTFEENALIKARAVSRYTERTALADDSGLEVDALDGAPGVHSARYAGTDATDQDNIRRLLDALDGISDADRTARFRCVVAVVAPDGRTWSADGVCEGRILQAPQGESGFGYDPLFVPAGYEKTFAELDAGVKNRISHRALALGRIADVLKALADLPD encoded by the coding sequence ATGACCCTCGTCCTGGCAACGCGCAATCCCGGTAAGATCTCCGAGATCAAGGCTTTGCTTCCCGGCGTGCGGGTCGCGCCGGCTGGTTCTTTTCCCGGCTGTCCCGAACCGGAGGAGACGGGCCGCACCTTCGAGGAGAACGCCCTCATCAAGGCGCGGGCGGTCTCGCGGTACACCGAAAGGACCGCGCTGGCGGACGATTCGGGGTTGGAGGTGGACGCCCTGGACGGGGCGCCCGGCGTCCACTCGGCACGGTATGCCGGTACGGACGCCACCGACCAGGACAACATCCGGCGCTTGCTCGACGCCCTGGACGGGATTTCAGACGCCGACCGCACGGCCCGGTTTCGATGCGTCGTGGCCGTCGTGGCTCCCGACGGACGCACATGGAGCGCGGATGGCGTCTGCGAGGGCCGGATCCTGCAAGCGCCGCAGGGCGAATCGGGATTCGGCTACGATCCGCTGTTCGTGCCCGCGGGTTACGAAAAGACCTTCGCCGAACTGGACGCGGGGGTGAAAAACCGGATCAGCCACCGGGCCCTGGCGCTCGGACGGATCGCGGACGTGCTGAAGGCCCTTGCAGACCTTCCGGACTGA
- the rph gene encoding ribonuclease PH: MASASRIDGRETDQLRPVEIRRNYLQHAEGSALISMGGTTVLCSASVDESVPPFLKGSGKGWVTAEYGMLPRSTNTRVSRDGRRGSVSGRTQEIQRLIGRSLRAVFDLDCLGERSILIDCDVIEADGGTRTASITGSYVALRDAVSWLSRQGLIDRDPVRDAVAAISVGIIGGVPMLDLCYDEDSAADVDMNLVMTGEGDLVEIQGTAEHHPFSTDQLAAMLDLGKQGVNRLIDLQKQALAQG, encoded by the coding sequence GTGGCGTCTGCGTCCAGGATCGATGGCCGGGAGACCGACCAGTTGCGTCCTGTCGAGATCCGGCGCAACTACCTGCAGCACGCGGAAGGGTCCGCCCTGATTTCCATGGGCGGCACGACCGTACTCTGTTCGGCGAGCGTGGACGAGAGCGTACCGCCTTTTCTGAAAGGGAGCGGCAAGGGCTGGGTCACGGCGGAATACGGCATGCTGCCGCGAAGCACGAACACGCGGGTGTCCCGCGACGGCCGGCGCGGCAGCGTCTCCGGCCGCACGCAGGAGATCCAGCGGCTCATCGGGCGGTCGCTCCGCGCCGTTTTCGACCTGGACTGCCTGGGGGAACGGTCCATCCTCATCGATTGCGACGTCATCGAAGCCGACGGGGGAACCCGGACCGCATCGATCACGGGCAGTTACGTGGCGCTTCGCGATGCGGTGTCCTGGCTTTCGCGGCAGGGGCTGATCGATCGTGACCCCGTCCGGGACGCGGTCGCCGCCATCAGCGTGGGCATCATCGGCGGCGTGCCCATGCTCGATCTGTGCTACGACGAGGACTCCGCGGCGGACGTCGACATGAACCTCGTCATGACCGGCGAAGGCGACCTGGTGGAAATACAGGGCACCGCCGAGCACCACCCCTTCTCAACGGATCAGCTGGCCGCCATGCTCGACCTCGGCAAACAGGGCGTAAACCGGTTGATCGACCTTCAGAAACAGGCGCTGGCCCAGGGCTAG
- a CDS encoding PTS sugar transporter subunit IIA, which yields MSLTELLDEKAILVNLKATQKQEVIEELAEALTASGRISDNREVLQAVLEREKIMSTGIGKGVAIPHGKCKAVDRLVGVLGIKKEGVDFQSLDEQPVYLFFLLVSPLNVSGPHIRALAHISRLLRHDNLRKRLIATEDPRDALALIAEEEENM from the coding sequence ATGAGCTTGACGGAACTTTTGGATGAAAAGGCTATCCTGGTCAACCTTAAGGCCACGCAGAAACAGGAAGTGATCGAGGAACTGGCCGAGGCACTGACCGCGTCGGGCCGGATCAGCGACAACCGTGAAGTGCTCCAGGCCGTCCTGGAACGCGAGAAGATCATGAGCACGGGGATCGGGAAGGGGGTCGCGATTCCCCACGGCAAATGCAAGGCCGTCGACCGGCTGGTCGGGGTGCTCGGGATCAAGAAGGAGGGCGTGGATTTCCAATCCCTCGACGAACAACCCGTCTACCTCTTCTTCCTGCTCGTGTCGCCCCTGAACGTCTCCGGTCCCCATATCCGGGCGCTCGCCCATATTTCCCGCCTGCTTCGGCACGACAACCTTCGAAAACGGCTGATCGCAACAGAAGACCCCCGCGACGCCCTCGCGCTCATCGCGGAAGAGGAAGAGAACATGTAG